Part of the Cohnella candidum genome, AATGCGGCATATCCGCCCTGATGTTGGCCGACGTACTTGCCGTTCACCCAAACTTTGGCCGTGTAGTCCACCGCTTGAAAGTGCAGTATGGCCTTCTTGCTGGATTGTTCCTTCGGAATTTCCAAATTTCGCTGATACCACACATAAGGATGAAACAATTCTTCGCCGATGCCGCTTGCCTGAGTCTCATAGGTAAAAGGCACCTTTATTTTTTGATCTGTTTCAAAGGCATCAAACCATTTTTCCCGCTCGCCCACATTTTCGTCATCAAATCGGAAATTCCATTCTCCATTGAGAAGCAACCAAGAATCACGCACAAATTGAGGTCTGGGATAATCTTTGATATACATTCTGATTTTCTCTCCTGCACATTCGCAAATGATTTGAAAAAGGGAGCAATCGCGCGCTCCCTTTTCCGTCGCGTTTAATTTATTGAAGAATCATCTGTAAAAGAAGTCGGCAATTCCATAAAATAAATCCGGATATCGTGCCCTCCGCCGCTTCGTTCAACGGAATTCATGACACCGATTTTATTTTTTCCGAATGTGTAAACACTGGTCCAAAGCGATGTGGGCCACGGATCTTTCGAAGCTGTTTGCCACGTCTGCCCGTAATCCTTGCTTACGGAAAGATGTGAAGAGTTGGAAACGACGACCAGCGTTCCGTCCGTCATGGAAGTAATGAAAGGACCGCCCAATTGATCCGGAATCAAAGTGCCGACCCCACTATTCCAATCAACCGCATCCTCGGATACTTTGTAATGGATGTTGCAATTGTCCGTCCCGCATACTTCAAAGGTCAGGATGTACCGGCCGTTATTCATTTGGGTCCATACCGGCATTCCAGGACGTGCGCCGGGATTGTCCGGATCCCATGCCGCGAAAATCTCTTTACCCCATGTGGCCCCGTTGTCTTCGGAAATCTTTTCCGAGATGATCTGGCTGTAGGAGGGTTCCTCCGTTACATGCTTCTCATTGGCATAGAATACGGCCAACCTGCCATCCTTCAAAAAGCCCATGTGAGGTTCGTAAACACCCTTATCCGGATAACCCAGGCTTCCCGGCTCACCGTTATTTTCGTCGATTGTGCTGAGACGGGACCAGGTCACTCCTTTATCCGTGCTTTTGTACACATACAGCCGATATGACTCCTGCCATCGAACGGAACGGCATGCCATGAGAAGATCCCCATTTGGAAGCTCGATCAATTGACCGTTATCGAGATCCCTTCCAGGATCAGCTACCGTGGAAATGGCGTTCCACGTTTTTCCGTCATCCCGGGATTCGGATAGTTGAAGCTTCGTGCCTCCGTGATCGTCATTGGTGTATCCGTTGTTGTCATAGATCGTGTATACCGCCAGCAATCGTTTTTTACCTATCTGAAGCATTCTGCCGTATTCAGCGCCGAACTGCCCCGGGAAGATGCCTCTCGCATCCATACCCGCATCTTCGAACATCTTCTCCTCATGAACGATAACGTCGTATGGTAGAACCTCTTGATCGGATTTTGTACATGCAGGGAGAGCCAGAATCGTGACAAGCAGAAGAAAAGCAAAGATGCTTCGATTTCTCGCCATTCGCATTTTTGTCATCTGGCTGTTCATCCTTTTGCTAGTTGTCCGATGCACATCTGAATGTTATGCCCTTCGCCATGACCCGGTCTTGCCGCCGAATTCAGCAAGACAAACTGGTTATTGTCCAACGAATAAATGCTGGGCCACAGATGGTTTGCAAACGGAAGCGTTTCAACCACCTGCCACGATTTTCCTTCGTCACGGGTAATCGAAATTTTGCCCGAGTTCGATGTCACGATCAAAGTGCCTTCTTGCATTTGTTCAATATAGGGGCCTCCCCACTGCTCCGGAATCGGAGAGCCGTTCCCGGCTTCCCAATGAATGCCGTCTTTTGAGATTTTATAAAAAATGGCCGCCGACACGCATTGATACATGACGAGATGGACCACTTCGAACACCACGATATACCTGCCGTCCTTCAATCTCGTCCAAACAGGCATGCCGGGACGAAGGTGAGGACTCGCCGGATCCCAAGCCACCCAAATTTCGTCTCCCCACGTTTTGCCGTCATCATCGGATATTTTCTGGGAGATGATTTGACTGTAATAGGGCGGCTCAATGACATGTTTTTCGTTGGCGTACATAACCGAAAGACGGCCGTCGGCCAAACGATAGAAATGGGGTTCATAGACGCCTTTGTCCGGATTTCCGAGACTTCCTGGTGAACCGTTCATTTCGTCGATCGTCGACCAAAACGCCCACGTCCTGCCCCCATCCGTACTCTTGTAAACATGCAATTGATAGGATTCATGCCAGCGAACGGAACGGCAGCTAAGCAAAATGTCTCCGTTATCCAACTCGATCATTTGCCCGTTGTCCAAGTCCCGCGATGGATGGCTAAGTACGGACAATTTCTCCCATGTTTTCCCTTGGTTCCGACTTGCCGAAAATTCCAGTTTATTGCCTCCATCAGCTTCGTACGTATACCCATTGTTGTCATAGATCGTATATACGGCGAGCCATGTTCCATCCCGCAAAATTACTAACCTTGGGTATTGCGAGCCAAATTTTCCGGGATGCAAATAGCGTGCGTCTAACCCCATGTCTTCGTAAACCGGCAGTTCATGAATAAGGACAGTTTCTTCCCATTTGGCGGAAATAGTCCCTGCTGAATTCATTCGCTCATCTCCATTCCGAGTAACGTGTTTGCCTGTCAGCATACGAAATAACTTAATTTCCTCATCGTCGTAGGGGCTTCCGTCTCGATGATAGAGATCGTGCTGCCAGCGACTAAAATCGAGATCCATGCCCTTTATCCAGTCCCAAGGTTCATGCGTTTGTGTTTTACCGTTTACCAGTCCCCAATGGAAGCAAGCGATGTCATTTAGGCGATACAACGGCAGGTGGTCACTCACATCGTTTCGGAATGGTCGGTGCAGCCATTCGGTGATGAATATAGGTCGCTCATACGCTTGGAACGCTTCGATCAATTGAACGGAACGATCAATTGGACCATAGAAGTGGAAGGAAACGACATCGGATAATTCAACCGCCTTGCGCTCGATCGGTGTAAGTTCGCCCGGCTTGCACCTATCAAAATAATCGTGATAGAAGTCCCAGGGACCCGCTGTCAACGGCTGATCGGGTTCCATTTCACGAGCCCAGCCGAAAGCCGCCTCCATCGCGTCCATGCTTCGGTTCACATTGCCATAGCCGCCGGAACCGGAATTGCCGGGTTCATTCCATATATCCCAAGCGAGAATGCGCGTATCGCTACGGTATTTGCCCACGAGTTCTTTAACAAAGCGCTCCATTTCAGGCCAATTGTCCCGGTTGTCCGCCATGTGGTAGGTCGAATCAGCAGAATCTTGGAGTAGACCCGAAGGAAAACCTCCGTGATGCCCAGGTACGGGCTCATGCTGCTTGCCGAAGCGCGGCTTATCGGATGCACGTTCGATCGGCCCTCTGCCGCAGTCATCGAAGAAAATCGGCATTAATGTGATGCCGTACGCATCGATCAGATCCAGAAACGCATCGAAACGCTGCATGAATCCGTCGTGCTCGTATTTCCATACCTCATAGGGAAGCAGCATGCGAACGCTGGTTATACCGGTGTAGGCAGCAAGCGCCAACTCTTTCTCCATCGTTTTTCGGACTTTATCGTGATCGTATGCCTGCCAAATCTCGAGGGTGCCCGAACAGTTGCTGGGAATGAAATTACATCCCACGATCCAGCCTCGATCCCGATACCACTTCCATGCTTTTTCCCTGGACCAAACGTCTCTCAAACCCATCCCTCCGATGCTATTACTTGATGCCCGTCATGGCGATGCCGCTTACGAAAAAGCGTTGCGCGCAAATGTACGCGATAATCGTTGGCACGGACGCCAGAAGCAACCCCGTCATGACAAAGCTGTAATCTGTCCCATATTTACCGGCGAACAGAGCAATAGCCGCTTGGATTGGCCGGAATTGCTCTGAATTCGTGAGCAAGAGAGGATACAACAGATCATTCCAATTGCCCATGAAGATAAATACGCCGAGCGTCACAAAGGCAGGTTTGCAGAGCGGAAGCATGATTCTGAAGTAGATCCTGAACTCGTTCGCTCCGTCGATTCTTCCAGACTCCTCCAAGTCTCTCGGGAGAGTCAAGAAAAATTGACGCATCATGAAGATGCCGAAGGCATCCGCTGCTTTGGGAATAATCAGCCCCTGATAGGTGTCGATCATGCCTAGTTTATAGATAATGATGAACAGCGGCGTCATGATGACCTGAAACGGGATCATCATGGTACACAGAATGAGGATAAATAGCAGATTCCTTCCCTTGAACGGCAGTCTGGCGAACGCGTATCCGGCGAGCGAGTTCAGGAAAAGGGCGATAACTACCACGGAGCTCGAGAATATCAGCGAGTTTACGAAATACCTGGCGAAAGGAACTTCTGACCATATCTTCGTATACGTGCTGAAGTCATAGGTTAACGGCAGCAGCCGCTCCGGTGCGCCAAGCACATCCCCCATCGGCTTGACCGAAGTGCTCGCCATCCATACGAAAGGGAAGATCGTAGCCAGCGCAAGAATGGTCAAGAGAAGCAATACGACCCAACGGCCAGGATCAGCGCTTTGTCTTCTTCTCATCGTGGATTCCAAGTCCTTGTGCCCCCATCGTTATAAATTTTCCTCGGACTTCTGACCAACTCGCAGACTTACCAACGTGACAACGAGAATAATCAAGAAGAGCAAGATTGCGCTTGCGATGGCCGGTCCCATTTCGTTTGTCACAAATGCTTTCGTATAAATCAACTGCACGATCGTCTCCGTCTTATACATGGGTCCGCCCTTCGTTGTAACGTATACCTGGTCGAACACCTGAAATGATCCGATGATCGAAGTGATGACAACGAAAGCGATGGAGGGTGCAATGGAGGGCAGCGTAATACGAAAGAAAGTAGCGCTTCTTCCCGCCCCGTCGATTTCCGCTGCTTCGTACAGACTTTCGGGGACTCCTTGCAGCGCAGCGAGCAGTATCACCATCGTAAAACCGAAGCCTTTAAAGACACTTATCAGGATGATGGTCGGCATCGCCCAAGTGGGATCGTTGAACACGTCGACAACCGGCAATCCCAATTCACGCAGCAACGATGGAACGATACCGATGTTAAAGTCGAACATCATGGCCAGTGCCATGGCCACGATCGTCATCGAGCAGACGACAGGAAGAAAGTAAATGGTTCGGAAAACGATATTGAGACGAGATCGTTTATTGATCGCAACGGCCACCAGAATGCTGAGAATGATCTGCAAAGGGACGTTCCCGCACACGAAGTAGACCGTATTTTTCAAGCTGTTCCAAAACCGCTCATCATGAAGTACGGTTTCATAGTTGCCTAAGCCGATAAAACGGAAATTTTTCAGCATAATATCGAAGTCAAATAGGCTCGACAGCAGTGAGAACAAAAGTGGGACAATGACGAAAATCGTCATGACGGCCAAACTGGGCAAGATGAACAAATAACCGACGGCCGACTTATTCCAGGCCAATGCCTTCCACTTCATAAGCGTCTCCTTTCTCGGACAAAGGAAGCTGGAAGTCCGGGTATGCCCTCGGACCTCCCCTTCCTTTTTGCCGCGAACCGATTATCGTTCCGTCGCCAAAATTTTGTCGAGATCGGCCGATGCCTGATCCAAAGTGCTCTGAACGTCGGCTTTTTTCAGCAGAATCTGATCGAAATACTTTTGGAATACGTCAGACGTAATTTTATTAGAATTCACGATGCCTATCAGCCACGGCTGACCGATTTGAGCGGATTCCATGAACACTTTCAAATCCGGATTAGACTGAATAATCTCCGGATCCCCGGCAAGGTCGGTACGAATCGGAGGGAATCCGATTTTAATCGCCCATTCCTTCTGGGTATCCTTTTGGAACCACCATTGCGCAAATTTATAGACAGCGTTTTTAACGTTCTCGTCTTTCGCGCCTTTGCTTGTGAGGTGCA contains:
- a CDS encoding carbohydrate ABC transporter permease, translating into MESTMRRRQSADPGRWVVLLLLTILALATIFPFVWMASTSVKPMGDVLGAPERLLPLTYDFSTYTKIWSEVPFARYFVNSLIFSSSVVVIALFLNSLAGYAFARLPFKGRNLLFILILCTMMIPFQVIMTPLFIIIYKLGMIDTYQGLIIPKAADAFGIFMMRQFFLTLPRDLEESGRIDGANEFRIYFRIMLPLCKPAFVTLGVFIFMGNWNDLLYPLLLTNSEQFRPIQAAIALFAGKYGTDYSFVMTGLLLASVPTIIAYICAQRFFVSGIAMTGIK
- a CDS encoding carbohydrate ABC transporter permease, coding for MKWKALAWNKSAVGYLFILPSLAVMTIFVIVPLLFSLLSSLFDFDIMLKNFRFIGLGNYETVLHDERFWNSLKNTVYFVCGNVPLQIILSILVAVAINKRSRLNIVFRTIYFLPVVCSMTIVAMALAMMFDFNIGIVPSLLRELGLPVVDVFNDPTWAMPTIILISVFKGFGFTMVILLAALQGVPESLYEAAEIDGAGRSATFFRITLPSIAPSIAFVVITSIIGSFQVFDQVYVTTKGGPMYKTETIVQLIYTKAFVTNEMGPAIASAILLFLIILVVTLVSLRVGQKSEENL
- a CDS encoding sialidase family protein, whose protein sequence is MRDVWSREKAWKWYRDRGWIVGCNFIPSNCSGTLEIWQAYDHDKVRKTMEKELALAAYTGITSVRMLLPYEVWKYEHDGFMQRFDAFLDLIDAYGITLMPIFFDDCGRGPIERASDKPRFGKQHEPVPGHHGGFPSGLLQDSADSTYHMADNRDNWPEMERFVKELVGKYRSDTRILAWDIWNEPGNSGSGGYGNVNRSMDAMEAAFGWAREMEPDQPLTAGPWDFYHDYFDRCKPGELTPIERKAVELSDVVSFHFYGPIDRSVQLIEAFQAYERPIFITEWLHRPFRNDVSDHLPLYRLNDIACFHWGLVNGKTQTHEPWDWIKGMDLDFSRWQHDLYHRDGSPYDDEEIKLFRMLTGKHVTRNGDERMNSAGTISAKWEETVLIHELPVYEDMGLDARYLHPGKFGSQYPRLVILRDGTWLAVYTIYDNNGYTYEADGGNKLEFSASRNQGKTWEKLSVLSHPSRDLDNGQMIELDNGDILLSCRSVRWHESYQLHVYKSTDGGRTWAFWSTIDEMNGSPGSLGNPDKGVYEPHFYRLADGRLSVMYANEKHVIEPPYYSQIISQKISDDDGKTWGDEIWVAWDPASPHLRPGMPVWTRLKDGRYIVVFEVVHLVMYQCVSAAIFYKISKDGIHWEAGNGSPIPEQWGGPYIEQMQEGTLIVTSNSGKISITRDEGKSWQVVETLPFANHLWPSIYSLDNNQFVLLNSAARPGHGEGHNIQMCIGQLAKG
- a CDS encoding sialidase family protein, which gives rise to MTKMRMARNRSIFAFLLLVTILALPACTKSDQEVLPYDVIVHEEKMFEDAGMDARGIFPGQFGAEYGRMLQIGKKRLLAVYTIYDNNGYTNDDHGGTKLQLSESRDDGKTWNAISTVADPGRDLDNGQLIELPNGDLLMACRSVRWQESYRLYVYKSTDKGVTWSRLSTIDENNGEPGSLGYPDKGVYEPHMGFLKDGRLAVFYANEKHVTEEPSYSQIISEKISEDNGATWGKEIFAAWDPDNPGARPGMPVWTQMNNGRYILTFEVCGTDNCNIHYKVSEDAVDWNSGVGTLIPDQLGGPFITSMTDGTLVVVSNSSHLSVSKDYGQTWQTASKDPWPTSLWTSVYTFGKNKIGVMNSVERSGGGHDIRIYFMELPTSFTDDSSIN